In Primulina huaijiensis isolate GDHJ02 chromosome 6, ASM1229523v2, whole genome shotgun sequence, a single window of DNA contains:
- the LOC140979615 gene encoding scarecrow-like protein 3, translating to MFQEDGSSSVTSSPLQMFPMMSLSPGFMSPYPWLKDLKPEERGLYLIHLLVTCANHVSTGSLENANIALDQISHLASPDGDTMQRIASYFSEALADRILRTWPGVYKAFRSTRISVVSEEILVKKMFFEFLPFVKVAFVISNQAIVEAMEGERMVHVIDLNVTEPAQWCALIRDLSARPEGPPHLRITGIHQQKEVREQMAHILTEEAEKLDIPFQFNPIVSKLENLDVEKLRVKTGEALAISSMMQLHSLLASDNELKKKSSSTPMNAIGIHLQRIAQMNQGTLGELLEKDMVNGYSPSTDSASSSPLSSTGSSNVDTFLNAIWGLSPKVMVVTEQDSDHNGNSLMERLSESLYFYAALFDCLESALPRASLERLRMEKMLGEEIKNVIACEGMERKERHEKLEKWNQRFELAGFASVPLSYYAMLQAKRLLQSYSCDGYKIKEENGSVVICWQDRPLLSVSAWRFKR from the coding sequence atgtTTCAAGAAGATGGATCATCGTCTGTAACTTCTTCACCGCTTCAAATGTTTCCTATGATGTCTTTATCACCTGGTTTTATGTCACCGTATCCATGGCTTAAGGATCTGAAACCTGAAGAAAGAGGACTTTATTTAATCCATTTGTTGGTCACTTGTGCAAATCATGTGTCAACAGGCAGTCTTGAAAATGCAAACATAGCCCTTGATCAAATCTCTCATCTTGCATCGCCGGATGGTGATACTATGCAACGGATTGCGTCGTATTTTTCGGAGGCTCTTGCCGATAGGATCCTCAGAACCTGGCCTGGTGTTTACAAGGCCTTTCGCTCGACTAGAATTTCTGTTGTTTCTGAAGAAATTCTGGTGAAAAAGATGTTTTTCGAGTTCTTGCCGTTCGTTAAAGtggcttttgtgatcagtaaTCAAGCGATTGTTGAAGCAATGGAGGGGGAGAGGATGGTTCATGTTATCGATTTGAATGTGACTGAACCGGCACAATGGTGTGCACTTATTCGAGATTTGAGTGCACGACCCGAAGGTCCGCCTCATTTGAGGATTACTGGGATTCATCAACAAAAGGAGGTGCGGGAACAGATGGCACATATATTAACCGAAGAGGCGGAAAAGTTGGATATACCGTTTCAGTTCAACCCCATTGTCAGTAAACTAGAAAATCTCGATGTCGAGAAGTTGCGCGTCAAAACAGGGGAAGCTCTAGCTATTAGTTCAATGATGCAGTTACATTCTCTTTTGGCCTCAGATAACGAGCTTAAGAAAAAATCTTCCTCGACGCCTATGAATGCGATTGGTAttcacttgcaaagaatagcacaAATGAATCAAGGTACCTTAGGCGAATTGCTGGAGAAAGATATGGTTAATGGATATAGTCCAAGTACCGACTCAGCCTCATCCTCACCTTTATCTTCAACCGGTTCCTCAAATGTAGACACTTTTCTTAATGCCATATGGGGTCTTTCTCCGAAAGTTATGGTAGTGACGGAACAAGACTCAGATCACAATGGGAATTCCCTCATGGAAAGGTTGTCCGAATCTTTATACTTCTATGCTGCACTGTTCGATTGCTTGGAGTCAGCTTTACCTAGAGCATCTTTGGAGAGATTAAGGATGGAAAAGATGTTAGGCGAGGAGATTAAGAATGTTATAGCGTGCGAGGGAATGGAGAGGAAAGAAAGACACGAAAAGCTCGAGAAATGGAATCAAAGATTCGAACTGGCTGGTTTTGCGAGTGTTCCTTTGAGCTATTACGCGATGCTGCAAGCGAAAAGATTGCTGCAAAGTTATAGTTGTGATGGCTATAAGATCAAAGAAGAGAATGGCAGCGTCGTGATTTGCTGGCAGGATCGACCCCTTCTCTCAGTATCCGCTTGGAGGTTTAAGAGATGA
- the LOC140979365 gene encoding transcription factor BEE 3-like has translation MADQFLPELQNLNQSFTLSDTESNIDLFNQFTGLNPTTIPDSLSGLINFNSSLISHPDANPNFLDSAAAPAGLFIQDGSNMVLQSLNDHMVDKKRKSMDIINTPESSTANSFQDSGNGITWKNNRGRRKRVKDSEKEKEKQREVVHVRAKRGQATDSHSLAERVRREKINERFRCLQDIVPGCYKTMGMAVMLDEIINYVQSLQNQVEFLSMKLNAASTVYDFNSDTDVMQALQRAKASGGSNLHKIASQDPTSAQISQFDPNFGCYFQLPLNK, from the exons ATGGCTGATCAGTTCTTACCAGAATTACAAAACCTTAATCAATCTTTCACATTGTCCGACACAGAATCAAACATAGACCTGTTCAACCAATTCACGGGCCTGAATCCGACCACGATTCCGGATTCTCTATCGGGATTGATCAACTTCAACAGCAGTTTGATTAGCCATCCTGATGCCAATCCTAATTTCCTTGATTCTGCTGCAGCCCCTGCTGGATTGTTTATCCAGGATGGAAGCAATATGGTGTTACAGTCTCTTAATGATCATATGGTTGACAAGAAGAGGAAATCAATGGATATTATAAACACCCCAGAAAGCAGCACAGCTAATTCATTTCAAGATTCTGGAAATGGGATTACGTGGAAAAAT AACCGAGGAAGAAGGAAGAGAGTAAAAGACAgtgaaaaggaaaaggaaaagcaAAGAGAAGTTGTGCACGTCAGAGCCAAAAGAGGCCAAGCCACAGATAGTCACAGTTTAGCAGAAaga GTCAGAAGAGAAAAAATTAACGAACGGTTTAGATGTTTACAAGACATTGTTCCGGGATGCTACAag ACAATGGGGATGGCAGTGATGTTGGATGAGATAATAAATTACGTGCAGTCTTTGCAAAATCAAGTTGAG TTTCTATCTATGAAGCTTAATGCAGCAAGCACAGTTTATGACTTCAATTCAGACACAGATGTCATGCAGGCCC TGCAGAGAGCAAAGGCATCTGGAGGCTCAAATCTTCACAAAATTGCAAGCCAGGACCCCACGTCTGCGCAGATTTCTCAGTTTGACCCTAATTTTGGCTGTTATTTTCAATTGCCACTCAACAAATGA